The segment tcacaataatACTATATAAAAATAAGCTTATTTATTGTTCTTCAAAACACGCGTTTCCTCCAAGCAGTGACTTTGAAGAACAGCCTCTAAAAGCACAGACGTTCAGATTGCATTCTTCTGACCTCAAGCAAGAGAAAATGAGATATACTGACCACTGACTCTTTCTTGTGTCCACTGACCAGCAGCTTCATGACCACAAAGTTTGTCTTGGCAACCCGCAGGAGAGACTGGACCTATTACATAATCACAAATCTCTTTGGTGCGACAAATGTTCACAATCTAATTTTATGCATCTCATTATCTTCTAATTTATCTTAAACACCAGTGTTAATGGCTGGTTACATACATTTATTCTGGAATAACAGCATAAAAGCTTATAGGTCCACTGTAAGGATATGAAGActgagagatgaaagaaagtgGGGAGAAAGATCACACACCATGCTATTCACTTTACACTCCCTCTCACCTCCTCTGTTTGCATTTGCAGGGACTCCAGCAGACATTTCGCTTGATGGAAACCTTTGCAAGATGCACCATAAAGATCTTCTGGAGCAGGCTCAATGCCATTGTGCGAAAGGTCTGACATATCCTATGACACAATCAAACAATGTAATTGTAATGCTGGACATTTTCtacatacatacattttttATCCAATACTGTGGGATATGACACCCTCAAGTCGACgatacagaaaataatgatagcATATTCTCAAATAATACAAATCCAGTTCTTCAAAACATGCATTTTAAGTATCCAAAAAGATTGTgataaaaagtttcaaaagcaTTTTGTGACTATGGGCAACATAAAACAATGGTCTAGTGAGAGACAATGCAACTGATGGAGATACCTACCTTGTACTGAGAATAATGTATCATGGATGGTGTGACAACACTGACAAAGGGTGCAAAGCGATGACTGTACCGTACTTCCTCGCTGTCAAACTCAAACTGACGGTGCTTCATCTTGCCGTCAAGCTGCAGCCCCATCACAGCCTGAAATTGACAAGCAGCTGTGGTCAGGTCTAAAACTGACGAGCAGCAATCATCATATCTAAAACTGACAAGCAGCAATGGTCATGTCTAAAACTGACAAGAAGCAATCATCATATCTAAAACTGACAAGCAGCAATGGTCATGTCTAAAACTGACAAGCAGAAGTGGTCAGGCCAAGACCCATGGAAGTTACAGAGCTGTGATTTCAAGTGCAGCAAAAACCAGCTCAAGAGAGTGTTTCTTCCTACAGCAATTATTTTAGGGACATACTTAGCATTTTCTCATCTGTATATCATTTAGTCTATCTCCCTTGCTATTTGTTAAGTAACAGGATACTCCTTCTATCAGTAGTGACAGTAGTAAGAAGTTATGGAAATATAGCAGGAAGTGGAAAATGACAAGCTATGGACCAATTTGACAAAGATGAATGCAATTACAGCTTTCTTCtgataaagtgtttaaaaaagttgCTCACTTTAAAGTAAGCACCAAACATTTGTTGCTGTGCCTGTGCCACTGTTATTTCACGGCTAAGGCTTCGTGGAcgctttttcttcttattctttttgttGCTGCGGCCCTTCTGTTGGTCTGTTAAAATATGCAGATCatacttcagttttatttttaatctcttgTGTATGCAAGTGAGTGAAAGGtaaagagtatgtgtgtgtggatgtttcaGGTGCGGTAGTGCATAATCATGGTCAATGACTTCTACCATAAAAAACACTTGctctaaagaaaaacaaggattGATGagaaataaagcttttattgtattgtaaagTGTCTTTCTACAATACTTACCAGACAACCTGACCATAGGTGCTTAAGGGCTAtaactgctctttaaccaaacaAATTTTGCCCTGGGTAATAGGGGAAACAGCAGCTCCAAAGCTTAAGTGCTCTCCCCTTTAAGCCCAGTGCTGCCCTCAGCCTACtattaaaaaacccaactcTTCCACATGGATTAAGCAGTCTTTTCATCAACCCTCAAGGCAGAAGTGGGGCACGGCTGGGAAAGTGTTCATGTCAGGTCTTTTGGTAAGTATTGAAGAAAGATGATTtacaataaaagttttgttttttccttaacTTAACCAGACGACCTGACCACAGGAAAATAAATAGGAGGAGAAGGGCTCTCCCTAACTGATACACCAGATACCTGTAGAATTAAGCCGTAACATGTTGAACAGCCAAAATCGGGCTGACAAGACATATGATGGCTGAATGAGCAGACATGTTATGGAGGTAGAATGCCCCAAAGGTGGAGTCTAAATGCCACCCGAACAAGGTCATGATGTCCACAAGAGCAACTGTATGGATCCATCAGCTCGAAAATGTCAGTAGTTGGAGTCTACTGACAGGCCATGTAACTTTGATAGTCTTGCTGCCGCTGCCGCTGCCAAGGCCAAGACCAGAAGGAAGATCGTTTTCTTTGTCAACTGCTTAAAGGAGGCCCGGTTTAGTCTTTAACACTAACCCTTAACAAGAATACCGTTAAACACTATCCTAAAGATGTGACAAAACTTTGTGTGATACATCTACCGTAAACTATTATTCTTACTCACCAGACAGAGTCTCATGTTCAAGCAAGAAGTTGTCAGCTCTATGGAGAGTGGAGACAAGCCAGGCAAAGAGAAGCTCCGAGAGATACCAGTACACATAGTGATACTCATACGGTGCATACAACTCCAGCTCAAAGCCTGCCAGAGTGTAGTTGATCATTGTCTGTAGCGTGTGGTACAGCACCCAGGTACCAAGGCATGCTAAGTGGCTTCGGTTGGGTTCTGTCTTTATCAACAGGCTGTGTAGGTAAGCATCCACCTTGTCAGCCTAGTACCATACACCAGATAAAGAACTAATAAAGTCATGATcaatgttttcataattttgatATCTTAGTGATAATATATAATCTACTTGCTCTCAGAATATTTGGTCATGCAAGAACGCCGAATATTGACATGCCATTACTACATGATagcataattatttttgaatggTTAACAGGcaaaaacagacagacaaaagggAACGATGCAGTAATGAAATAAGAGTGTTATGAaagctaaaaacaaagaaaaaaaaaactaaaataaacaaatggaaCAAGGCACTAGCCAACAATACAATGtctgtaagaaagaaaaaaaaaagacaggcaCTAGCCGATAGAATAAGACTGCagaatgtgtgtgcgtctgtgtgtgagagaggtagAGCGGGAGGTACTGAGAACTGAAGATGAAGGACAAGTAGACATTACCTCCTCTTGAAGATTTGAAAGATCTTCAAGTACATGGGCCCACTTGTCCCGTTGGCGTGCTCGGTTATGACCAGTGATTTGAAAAAGAGTGCACATAGGTCGTGCAGCTCGAGTAAGCAGTGCATCTACATAGTCTTTAGCCTGTGAATTGTTGTACAGGGAGCATCTAGTAACAAAAGATCATATACCAATACAGGTGTAGTTGCTAGCTCATGAATTCTTATGAAGGAAAATCTAAGGAAAGACTGTATCTAAGCTTGACAGCTATGGTGGATGTAGCACCTGGTGACAAAACAGTTTGTGCCTATTGACATAATCCATAGTTCAAGAACTGTCCTCATAAAAGTGCCTAGTAACATTGCTTGCTTGTCCATATAGTCTGTAGCGCTTTGTAATGACACTCCATAAATAGAGTAGCCTGCAGTCTTACAATGATGCACTTACTTGGGAGACAGGACAGGAGGGGCGATGAAGCTGCGAATGGTCTCTTTCAAGGAGTCCACAACTGGATTCATGCCAAAAATGCGCCGGTTGGGTGGAAGCAGAGTTAGCTTTACGCAATCAAGTCAAAGGTTCATATATTCTTGTAGCAAATGGAAGATTTCTAGTTGCTTGTACATAATTACTACATTGTAATAATGTGAGAAACATTACAAATTTAGTTAcagctttaatgttaaaaattaagGAATGTTCAGAGCAATTACAAAGTTTAGAGGATAACTGAACGATTTAATGGAATTTGCAGGTGAACAAAATTTTTCAGGACTGTCAAAGCAGCAGACCAATGGCAAATTATGTTAACACATACTCTACATTACAAACACAGACTCTACATGCAACTGTATCTGCTGTGTTAATGATGAGATTTGAACTAACAGTGAAAAGCTTATATTCACTATAGGATTATCTATGTTGCTTGCATCAGTTTGGATAATTCACAGGATGTTTATGTCAAGCTCTCGGTTATGGAATGAAATGACATTCTCTAGAGGTACATTTTGATCAACATTCATATCAACACTAAACACTTCCCAAGAATCTGAAGATTTTCTTACCTGTAAAATAGACCGCGCTAACACACAAGGAAGAGACTTACTAAACTCCATAAACATTTCCTGCAAATAGAGAATAGTGGCAAGCTGTTAACAATTTAAGcacatctataaaaaaaaagccgctatttcaaataattatttacaatagaAATCATTTAACAACAAAGCAGGGAGAAACACTTTGCTATTGTCTTTAGGGGCTATTGATAATAAAAGTTAGATTTATAACAAAttgtacaaaatattctttttcattttttttttcttcctccattctTTAGCATTTAGTTATGTGGTGGCGTCACTCAAACTGCTTATTCTGCTTTATAAAACTATAGAATGTCTTTCACGAAAGAAGACTTTTAAGGTACAAGAAAGTAAAACTtcagcaaaaaataaaggataaaaTTCTACATTCAAACTTACAAAATCATACCATTGTGCTACAAACTGAGAAAGATAACTAATTTTCCCAAagtttcctcccttctttcaCTTTCACTACAAGACCCAAGCCTTCAAACGTTGACATTCTCCCTTATGCAAATAAATAGGTCAACCCATGATGTCATGTTAGTATGCTGACATATCTAAGAAGCATACACTTGAAATTCTTCAACAGACTGTAGCATGTCACTGATAGACAGGCTGGACTGCACATGTTACTGAAACTAACAACAGAGTATTCGTCACAAacggcgaaggtaatgaagcacaccaggagactggacttatGACGGGACATGGGGTCACCAGGAGTGGCTTttagccgatcgacatcggtggcagactctggttgaggccttatgtgcaacctgatgcacgaagagcaATAGATAGATAGTGAGATAATATAATTAACCACCACCGCCCCATGCTTCTCCTTCCATGGAAACACAGAAAGTGCCATACACTACATAAGGTGGAGGTTGGACTGTGTTCCCAGCAAGAagtaatcacatttttttttgtatctcgGATTCACAAAGttcatttgaattttattattttctgttgatcaaatttagacaaataaaaacaaattactagCTTCCAATGTAAACTGTAAAATCAGAATAATCAATTAAGTATTACCAGGGCTGCATGTAAGGATGTCAGCTcggttaccatggtgacagtATGCAATCGCTGAAGCAAACTGGTGATGTAATCAAGAGACTCAGCACGAGAACGGATTACAGTATATCTTGGAAATGTGGGTGGGAGTAAGCGCTGATTGATGAGGGGTTCAAACCCCATGATGGTTGGGTAATCTgcaagattaaaaagaaattccaTCATGAAATGTCATGTCTTCAttgaatgtaaaaaaagaaagttgtatTAAATCTTCAAATTAGGAATGGTCCTAATACTTTCACAGCAGGCATGATTACCATGATGCTCATAGTTCAAGCACAGATCGCTTGGCTGAAGAAGGCTATTAAACACTTAGCCTTCTATATAAAAGGCTTTAGTTATATAATTTTTCGCTTTAGCAGATaattgaaatctttttcttaGGCTTGAGATTACCTCAGTTTTTAATGCCTTGCTATTTTGCGTCACTGTTAGTTGCACAGCATAAATTAATGACTACAATGGAGCCTGACAAAACAGAACTCTCCTCAGGAAATATTCACAAAAGATAATGATTTCAGTCACATCATTTCCCAATACCATTTTTTGAGGCCTCCCTGTTGGGAGCTTGAATGCCTAGATGTAATGAAGAATGCATTAAGGGAACCAACTCTTGGAGTTGTATAATCAATTTCTGAGCTTGTGGAAGTCCTTCAGTCTGAAACACAGAAGAGAAAGGGATGGAtgaggaaaataataaactttaacCAATAACAGATATGATAAAATGGTGACTACGGAGCACAGCAAGAAGTTAGTTAATTGGAATTTTATGCCATGTCTGCAACTACGGCTATCTCACAGCAAGGgcaaaataagaaagaaaaagagatatgGATAGAATATTAGATAGTGACCATCAGTCCACTCCACCAATATGCCTGAAAATAGAAACCAACTTAATAAGAGAATACGGCTAAACTGCCACTGATGGCAACTGCATATTTCAAAAGACAATCTCATCCACAAGTTTTGCACCTCACTCATATTTTATACCAGGTAAAGCAAGTAAGAGTAAAACTGGAAAAGGATGAAACAATCTTAAAAATCAAGGAGGCAGCAACTCACCTTATCTTTActaaagagaagaagaagcgCGTAAAAATGTCGATAGAAGCGAACACGGCTATGAACTGCCTGAGCCAAGAcatgctgcaaaaaaaaaagggcctCCTTTAATAGCATGAATGGTACAAGGCCAAGGattagaaaaaagtattttaaaacagctgtgtCCTCTTTTAAAATAGTGTGTCAATACAAATACATTATCATTCTGTCAAGCATCTACATATAACAATGATGTGGACATAAAGAttagcaaaaatgaaaaaaaactatctCCTTGCAAAAACCACATGAAACCGCAcgatcaaaatttaaaaaataaaataaaataactaaacataGAAAAGCATTAAAGCATCTGTTACCGTAGTTTCTGATTCATCACCAGAGGTCTCAGATCCTTTGGCTTTCTGACGTGTTGTCTGTCAAACGAAGATTTAATCAGTATTACCACACTCACTCTTTGCTTTTCATTGCAAGACTTTCTATAGGATCTTCATAAAGGCCTTTGAGCATGAGCACATGAAAATACATCATAGTCATTGACTGATATATTTGCCCCAGTGGTTTAATTACTtcaaaaaatgaatgttttttgCTATTAGGGTGCCACAGATAGCAACTCACTCTGATTGTCCTGCCAAGCTCATCTTCAATTTCTTTCAACATCCCAGCTGCTCTAACCTCTGTTACATCTCCTGCCATTTTAAAACCATAGGACATGGGCTGAAAATCCTCCTGAAAAACATGTGATCAAAGATGTCCAACATGTAAGGAACAGGttaagaataaatatttctaatagTACTGAAACTGCATACAAGTAAACAAGCTTaacttcaagaaaaaaacatttatgcaggtaacaaaatgttaataaatcaCTGATACCTCTTCAAAGCAGCCAGCACGATTAATTCGCTCTCGAATGATGTCCACTGTCTTTAGGATGACAATGGAGAAGGCTTTCAAACAACGGTCTTCAATGATATAAGGATTGTGAAGATACAGGTTTGTGAAGACAGTCTGTGCAAGAGAGTGTCCCTCTAGCCAAGTCACCTAAAATCGTCGACCAAACAAAGGACTATCAATAAGTGATAGAGGACAGAGCAGGAAAAtaatgcaagaaaatgaaagagactAATCTGCCACAGATGATATGAATTGCACGAGTAAACCTTAAGCTATGTTATGTAATAGGCACTTGAAATCATTTCTACCCTCTGACGTTCAGCTGCCCAACCACAGACAAATGGTTGGCTGTGTGAGCATGTGGGTATGTGAAGCGGTAACACCTACGCTCTATGAATGGCTTTAGATATAAGAttgcatgtttttatgttttgttataatGAACCAACTATCTTATCCTTGTCTTGTAACTAgtacttgttcttttttctgtttttcataactgagcacactttccaggttataaataaagttggtcatttgcTTGTTCACAAAAATATGGTATATGATGAGCGCACACACTGAGTTCGTAAAGGCACGTCCATTCTTACTAGGTCTGAGCTTTTAAAgcaggcaaagaaaaaagtaagatgCACTAAATTTGATCTTCAACTGAAAACAAGCAGCACTGCTTTTATAGTAAACTCCTTGCTTATAAACAGGCTCTTCAAAAATCAACCAGtattaatttactttcttttgaaTTACAGGTGTAAGGCTTACCAATGTAGCCAGAGAAGCATCCATGGTACCTATGAGCTCCTGTGGTGTTAAGTTGTCAATCTTTACTAAACCTTCCTGAAAATTCAAGCGTTGATTGATGACACCATCAAAACTGTATTGTTTCATGAAGATCATGttgaataataacaaaaatattttttaaaaaaacatcttaaaaaaaaaaataaaaaaaatgtcttttccaCCCAAATGCTATCTATTAAGCAAGCTGATACCCAGACATACATCTGATATCAGGGATAAATATACTTTTGATTAACAAACTGTGTGTCAGTTCCTGGTAACCATTCACGAAAATGATGATAGCAATGCAAGGTATTTCAGCTAggaaaaagtatataaaagaTCCCACTAGTATTGCCATGGTTTGAAATGTAGTAATATTTTCTACCAAGACACAGGACAAACTGACCTCCACCGCTTGCTCTAAGTTATATACTTTGCGGCTGATCTGGTTACACAGCATTCCTGCATCCATCTTGGGATCCATCATTTCAATTGCTGACATTGCTTCAAACAGCCCAAATCTACAGCAGTGCCATGGGATAAATTTagctttttatataaaaataaggtaAAAATAAACCAAGATAAAGCTAAATAACTTTAACAGAATTTTCATGTCGCAGAACAATACTCTGTTAAAACTAGAAATGTAGAAAGACagttaaaattcttttcatcATTAAATTGAATGTAATATGTATTTGgtgtaaaatataatgtttacataataaacGAAGCTAAGAACTTCCCATTTCTTCAAGCTGAAATCTCCCTCACCCTCTGTCCATGTTTAAATCTATACAAGCATGGTCATGTGTATAGAAAATGAATAGTTATGCTTTAGTAAGAGAAAGTTatcaaaaaagtgaaaactgtCAAACTAAGTTTTACCAGTCAGCACAGACAGTGCAACCTATCTTTGTCATGATGGTGTGTGATAcaagtaaacatttattattattacttgaaAAATGTCCATGCTTACGATGAGTCATGGAGAAGTTCCCCAAGGGAAAGCTGAGATGCAGCATTTTTAAACTCTGCAGTAACATCAACCCAGCTGTACATTGGTCGTTCTCTTTTTTCTGGTTGTTCTCCACCCTCAGACATGTTTTCAAAGGACGGGGACGTCTTGTCAAGCCACTTGCTGatgatatataataaaatatggaaaagaaTAATATGTTACCaatataaaagcattttaacaCAGTACTTAAGAAGTATTGCTAACAAGTAGATACTTCTAAAAGCAGTGGATTCAGAATAAGTAGGAATTTTAATCAATTTTACTTACTCAACCCACATAAAAAACAACTATGTGACAAATAAGAAAATTCTAAATCaatgaattttgtgtgtgtttgtgtgtttacgaCCCAGATGGAATAGCACAAGGCTAGAGACAGCTGCAATTACAGGGAtcagtatgtgtgtgagacttaataaaaatcataaaattacTTAAGCCTTAATCTAACTGTAAAGTCCCATTACGCTCCTCAATGCGATCAAAACTTACTTTACTCTCAAAGTCGAAAACtgttaatatttactttcaCACACTGCTATTCTTGGGAGTCTGTGCTCTATTTACTTACATTTGATACTGACGTATAGAAGCGAATTATAAGCAACACAAAAATTCAGATTTAtcgtaaacattattttaaacaaggCATAGCTGCAGATTACTATAAGGATAAAAAGAGGCCTTGCTAATTATtagaaagatatattttttttccgtCTTGCACAGTATATCAATAACAAACCTTTCGAGTCGTGGAGGACGCCATTAAAGTTCAGGGCTTAAGCCTGTAACTGCTTATCATTGGTCAAAATTCATTGTGCAGCGTAAACTCAATCTTGTGGCAGTGATCTTTTCGCACGAAAAGCATTGAAATGGCTATACAACATAAATAAGCctaatgtaaacaataaaagataGAGGGAAGAGCATGTGTGATGCCTAATCGCGTGTGCTTTTGAAAGAGATTGATGAAGAAAAAGACGACAGGTGATGTGACGTCTTTATCCTTGTTTACGCGAGAAGCCGTTCTAAGAAGCACGCGCGCCAGCAAACATGGTGTGGGATGGGATTGGGCATTTCGAAGTGCTTTACATGGAGCTTCTTACTGTCATTTTCCGGTACTTATATAtatgcaaaataactcaaggcctaaaactgatgacaggtaaaggtaaaataaatgagaaccCAAAGCAACCGAGACAATATCAAACTACAAGTATGTTACATCAGTAAGATCGCGAGCACCGTCTCCGTATAGTAGGGgttatcttgctaaagaaaacaaaaaaagaccgattaaaataaacaatttcagtaagggagtaaacattgatttcttctatcttcttttaaagacatgaTTATCtatatcttgagaaaacaatttttttcagtgcggatcaggtaacaaacaactcactgaagaatgggagataacaagcgaaacctttttttttttatgtcttacgtccctttaaTTAGTTTCTCCTCTGCCAGTTTGAAGGAGTTGTTTAGTGTGGGGtctatgcacatagtcaaaatgctcaggttattagcttgagtattattttaatagcttaactaagtaaactgaacaacattttaattcaggtggACCTTTGTAAGcgttatcaaagagactggtataaactttacaccaaaatttgtttgattgttttatggataattgctgtttattcgtttgtgctCAGCGCATTTAGATCAcctccacacaaattatttgtttaacaaatctgattattatcatttaagGAAGAGAAGGACAGAGATATGAGTGACTACAGCAAGAgataaactttaaagctttacaaTAATGAGACAATTGGAGCCTAGAACCACCAAGACCATAAACTAGAGACAGGCTGTATTTTGCAATGACAACATGCCAAAACTCCTTTTATCTTGGAGAGATGCTAACAAGCTGTAGACAAGTGACGACACCTATTGTCAGCATGTAACAACAGCTTgaaagacatcaatgacaggaaCTCGAAATCTGCCATGTGGggcgaggggggggggggttgcagCAAATGCTGCACCCCTCCTGTCATCTGCCCGTCGCCATCATCTGCCAAGAAGTGTTTCTTTGTTATATAGTTAATCGCTGTTTAATCGTTTTTGCACAGAGATCATTGTGCAATGATTACAGAGTGCATTGAGATCACTTCCACACAAATTACTtgttttacaattattattattactgaaagaaaaagacagagatatAGTGACTGAGATACGCGAACCTGGTGGAAGCCCAAGGATGTGAAGAGAAAGTACATGTCTGCTGAATCCGTAGAAAAGTGACTAGACCTATTGGCAGTATTTAACAACAGTGATTTTATGTCTTACAATGAAATCATGTTTATTTGATACAATATTACAGCTTCtgtcttgtaaaataaaggaccTGTAAACCAATCCGATTTCGCTTTTTTTCTCATTGGATGAAAATTATTATGCTGTGTGATCCTCATAAGGGTTTTAGCGAAACAAAATCTTGTCATTTCTATTTAAGTAGTGAGCTTGTctcctgtttgtcttttttattctgtgtgtgtgtgtgtgttccttttTGTATATATTACAACTAAGATCCAGGGTTTTCAGTGAAGGTTATCTCTTACACTATCATTGAtaataaccgactcgatatggaaaaatataaattattataattaaagacatcgttgtatctggtgtaaatgTAGCTTCATCTTTCAACATAAAAGCATCAGAATGTaaacggaaagactaggagGAATAAACGAACAGAAAAAGTCACCTTGTCTATGCGTCTTTTTcctgtgtgatttacttgtaagcTAAAAGTTTACTCAGGATGCATATTGCTAAAGATAACAAAGAAtcagacaaattaaataaacagtttaaaacagtgagagactaacaattattttttccttttttatataGTGACTTAGCCCCACTCGCATATACACATGGTCCGTTGGTGCCCACAAGAAGTTACAGGGCGACtaaagcgtgtgtgtgtgtgtaaaaagacTCGtagatgttttctgttttggtcTCTCttataaatctctctctctgttggaTATATTTAGAATTATTGCAAATGTCAaagatgtaaaaagaaaaatacagaataaaacGCAGCCCAATTGCTGTGTTTGTCATCATGGacatgtatttatggactgatgtctgtatgccgagactcactcttggcctcttgcgaagtgatccgctgttagtctcggcgagccgtaacaaagaatgtgaataaaccggaagctatgtcgtctaatgcctcgttttagcagttaactggaaaaaatcgtctgccagcagtccagggatattagttcgtggtatGATGTTCATACGTTTGTTGACGCCTGACCATTAGATGCCAAGACACATTAAATTCTGTTTGGGTACAATCGCACGCTGAAGGTTTATTTACGTGACATGATTAGTGTCCATCCCCCTAAATGTGCTCAGTCGCTATGATTAGCGTGTACACTCGGTAAAGTTGTGCTTACTCAccataatgaatattttatgtgaatgtgTAATTTACCCATTATAAACGTCGGTTTTCACTTTCGGTCAGAGTTTTCTATTCTTGCCGTAGAATGATTGCACACACAACATTAAggatttttcaaaacttttataGAAATAAATCATCATTCCAGATAGTGTTTACATTACTCATCATTTACagaatacataaatatacatataacattaactaaaggaaaaaagtgaggTGACGTGGCACAGACAGATGACACAGATTGTGTCATGATATAATTGTATGC is part of the Pomacea canaliculata isolate SZHN2017 linkage group LG13, ASM307304v1, whole genome shotgun sequence genome and harbors:
- the LOC112554515 gene encoding N-alpha-acetyltransferase 35, NatC auxiliary subunit-like, translated to MSEGGEQPEKRERPMYSWVDVTAEFKNAASQLSLGELLHDSSFGLFEAMSAIEMMDPKMDAGMLCNQISRKVYNLEQAVEEGLVKIDNLTPQELIGTMDASLATLVTWLEGHSLAQTVFTNLYLHNPYIIEDRCLKAFSIVILKTVDIIRERINRAGCFEEEDFQPMSYGFKMAGDVTEVRAAGMLKEIEDELGRTIRTTRQKAKGSETSGDESETTHVLAQAVHSRVRFYRHFYALLLLFSKDKTEGLPQAQKLIIQLQELVPLMHSSLHLGIQAPNREASKNDYPTIMGFEPLINQRLLPPTFPRYTVIRSRAESLDYITSLLQRLHTVTMVTELTSLHAALEMFMEFSKSLPCVLARSILQLTLLPPNRRIFGMNPVVDSLKETIRSFIAPPVLSPKCSLYNNSQAKDYVDALLTRAARPMCTLFQITGHNRARQRDKWAHVLEDLSNLQEEADKVDAYLHSLLIKTEPNRSHLACLGTWVLYHTLQTMINYTLAGFELELYAPYEYHYVYWYLSELLFAWLVSTLHRADNFLLEHETLSDQQKGRSNKKNKKKKRPRSLSREITVAQAQQQMFGAYFKAVMGLQLDGKMKHRQFEFDSEEVRYSHRFAPFVSVVTPSMIHYSQYKDMSDLSHNGIEPAPEDLYGASCKGFHQAKCLLESLQMQTEEVQSLLRVAKTNFVVMKLLVSGHKKESVDPPEFDFGQHKVYPVIKVV